A genomic stretch from Setaria italica strain Yugu1 chromosome VII, Setaria_italica_v2.0, whole genome shotgun sequence includes:
- the LOC101773720 gene encoding zinc finger protein ZAT5-like yields MGICQPPNFLHLPLPSLVDNPLYYSSLCGVISITSYPSQAAKHSTLAAAAAPSLPFSSSINQSSSLPLPHTHSTLPSPIPSTTIGAMGAGGVREDHQEAGTPPAMAVPPVLVKGKRSKRQRVHAPPVVLSASASASAAPEWSSSAASAATAPAEEESGTSRSDEAASSGGGGCLTEEDEDMALCLMLLAHGVPAAAAVGAKEDEVAVVVAKEARFRSRRPADGAAAGEYVYECKTCNKCFPSFQALGGHRTSHKKPRLVPPPPALTSEDSSSKAAAAAEPAAPSPSLPPTPPPPAESTADATVLAIPVRVPVAPKQEQQDAAAAIVVVATSSVHSKHPRVHECSICGAEFGSGQALGGHMRRHRPLMPAAARDDAPRKEKSLLELDLNMPAPCDEVAAEARAVTSPRFAFDVAERPAAAAPLLFPASAASALVDCHY; encoded by the coding sequence CTCTTGTTGACAATCCACTTTATTACTCTTCCCTCTGTGGTGTCATTAGCATCACATCATATCCTTCACAGGCAGCAAAGCACAGCAcacttgcagctgcagcagcgccATCCCTTCCCTTCTCCTCAAGCATCAACCAATCTTCCTCCCTCCCACTTCCACACACGCACTCCACCTTGCCATCTCCGATCCCTTCGACGACGATCGGGGccatgggcgccggcggcgtccgggAAGATCATCAGGAGGCCGGCACGCCGCCTGCCATGGCGGTGCCGCCGGTGCTCGTCAAGGGGAAGCGCAGCAAGAGGCAGCGCGTGCACGCGCCGCCGGTGGTGCTGTCCGCGTCCGCGTCGGCTTCGGCGGCGCCCGAGTGGTCTTCgtccgcggcgtcggcggccacggcgccggcggaggaggagtcCGGGACGTCGCGGTCGGACGAGGCCgcgtcgagcggcggcggcggatgcctcaccgaggaggacgaggacatGGCGCTCTGCCTCATGCTCCTCGCGCACGgcgtcccggcggcggcggccgtgggggCGAAGGAGGACGAGGTGGCGGTGGTCGTCGCCAAGGAGGCCAGGTTCAGGAGCCGCCGTCcggccgacggcgccgccgccggcgagtacGTGTACGAGTGCAAGACGTGCAACAAGTGCTTCCCGTCGTTCCAGGCGCTCGGCGGCCACCGCACCAGCCACAAGAAACCCCGCctggtcccgccgccgccggcgctcacATCCGAagacagcagcagcaaggcggccgccgcagccgagccAGCCGCGCCGTCTCCGTCGCTCCCgccgacgcctccgccgccggcggaaTCGACCGCCGATGCAACAGTGCTCGCGATCCCCGTCCGGGTCCCCGTGGCGCCGAAGCAAGAGCagcaggacgccgccgccgccatcgtcgttGTCGCCACCAGCAGCGTCCACTCCAAGCACCCGCGGGTGCACGAGTGCTCCATCTGCGGCGCCGAGTTCGGGTCGGGCCAGGCGCTGGGCGGGCACATGCGGCGGCACCGCCCGCtcatgccggcggcggcgcgggacgaCGCGccgaggaaggagaagagcctCCTGGAGCTGGACCTCAACATGCCGGCGCCCTGCGACGAGGTGGCAGCAGAGGCCCGGGCGGTGACGTCGCCGCGGTTCGCGTTCGACGTCGCGGagaggccggcagcggcggcgccccttCTCTTCCCGGCGTCCGCCGCGTCGGCCCTGGTTGACTGCCATTACTAG